The Microbacterium maritypicum genome contains a region encoding:
- the gcvP gene encoding aminomethyl-transferring glycine dehydrogenase — protein sequence MSHSRRADSPVVTFADRHIGPTDAAQRTMLAALGLDNAGADDALSPVEALMRQAVPASIYTGPSSEAADAPSRIPSAASETEALAELRALASRNTVNRPMIGLGYYGTITPQVIQRNVLENPSWYTAYTPYQPEISQGRLEALINFQTMVAELTGLTTANASMLDESTAVVEAMLLSRRASKSSSTVFAVDADALPQTRAMLATRAEALGIDIVTVDFAAGEELPSELFGVFVQYPGASGRVWDPSAVFEAAHLSGALAVAAADLLALTLIASPGSLGADVSVGTTQRFGVPMGFGGPHAGYMAVRSGLERQLPGRLVGVSVDADGKPAYRLSLQTREQHIRREKATSNICTAQVLLAVMASMYAVYHGPDGLRAIAVDVARKADALATWLIELELDIEHREFFDTLRVRVPGRASEIVATAHDAGYLLHEVDADTVGVSVDETTTFTDLDRVAGCFASGTGRSFGYIAASEHGRLPEALLRQDEYLTHPVFHSHRSETAMMRYLKSLSDRDYALDRGMIPLGSCTMKLNAATEMAAISWPEFAGIHPFAPAADVQGYLELIEQLEGWLAEVTGYDAVSLQPNAGSQGELAGLLAIRGYHHANGDAHRTVCLIPSSAHGTNAASAVLAGMKVVVVATDELGNVDLDDLRAKITLHADDLSALMITYPSTHGVYEEQVVEITAAVHDAGGQVYVDGANLNALLGYARFGDLGGDVSHLNLHKTFAIPHGGGGPGIGPVAAKSHLAPFLPSHPLAQSAEHFGGYTFGGGVISAAPYGSAGILPISWAYVRMMGADGLRRATAAAVLSANYIAERLSAHFPVLYTGENGRVAHECILDLRPLKEATGITVDDVAKRLIDYGFHAPTMSFPVAGTLMVEPTESEDLDEIERFVEAMVMIKAEADAVAAGRWPADDNPLVHAPHTAVSLIAGEWNHAYSREDAAYPVHALVAGKYWPPVRRIDQAYGDRNLVCACPPVEAFA from the coding sequence ATGTCGCACTCACGGAGGGCTGATTCGCCAGTGGTCACTTTCGCCGATCGTCACATCGGACCCACGGATGCCGCGCAGCGCACGATGCTCGCCGCCCTCGGTCTCGACAACGCCGGAGCGGACGATGCGCTGAGCCCGGTCGAGGCGCTCATGCGCCAGGCCGTGCCCGCGTCGATCTACACGGGCCCGTCATCCGAGGCGGCGGACGCGCCCTCGCGCATCCCGTCCGCCGCGAGCGAGACCGAGGCTCTCGCCGAGTTGCGCGCGCTCGCCTCGCGCAACACCGTGAACCGACCGATGATCGGCCTCGGCTACTACGGCACCATCACGCCGCAGGTGATCCAGCGCAACGTGCTGGAGAACCCGTCCTGGTACACCGCGTACACGCCGTATCAGCCGGAGATCTCGCAGGGGCGCCTGGAGGCGCTCATCAACTTCCAGACGATGGTCGCAGAACTCACCGGCCTCACCACGGCGAACGCATCGATGCTCGACGAGTCGACCGCGGTCGTCGAGGCGATGCTGCTCTCCCGTCGCGCCTCGAAGTCGTCGTCGACGGTGTTCGCGGTCGACGCGGACGCGCTCCCGCAGACCAGGGCGATGCTCGCCACGCGCGCGGAGGCGCTCGGTATCGACATCGTCACCGTCGACTTCGCTGCGGGCGAGGAGCTGCCCTCCGAGCTGTTCGGCGTCTTCGTCCAGTACCCCGGGGCATCCGGACGGGTGTGGGATCCGTCGGCCGTCTTCGAAGCGGCGCACCTCTCCGGTGCTCTCGCGGTCGCGGCCGCCGATCTGCTCGCTCTCACGCTGATCGCCTCGCCCGGTTCCCTCGGTGCGGACGTGTCGGTCGGCACGACGCAGCGCTTCGGCGTTCCGATGGGCTTCGGTGGCCCGCACGCGGGCTACATGGCGGTCCGCTCCGGTCTCGAGCGTCAGCTGCCCGGCCGTCTCGTCGGCGTCTCGGTGGATGCCGACGGCAAGCCCGCCTACCGGCTCTCGCTGCAGACGCGTGAGCAGCACATCCGCCGTGAGAAGGCGACGTCGAACATCTGCACCGCGCAGGTGCTGCTGGCCGTCATGGCGTCGATGTACGCGGTCTACCACGGTCCGGACGGGCTCCGAGCGATCGCCGTGGACGTGGCCCGCAAGGCGGACGCTCTGGCCACCTGGCTCATCGAGCTCGAACTCGACATCGAGCACAGGGAGTTCTTCGACACTCTCCGTGTCCGCGTGCCGGGCCGCGCCTCCGAGATCGTCGCCACCGCGCACGACGCGGGCTATCTCCTCCACGAGGTCGACGCCGACACCGTCGGCGTCTCGGTCGACGAGACCACGACGTTCACCGACCTCGACCGGGTCGCGGGCTGCTTCGCATCGGGTACAGGGCGCTCCTTCGGCTACATCGCCGCCTCCGAGCACGGCCGGCTTCCCGAGGCGCTGCTGCGTCAGGATGAGTACCTCACGCACCCCGTCTTCCACTCGCACCGCTCGGAGACCGCCATGATGCGGTATCTGAAGAGCCTCTCCGACCGCGACTACGCGCTCGATCGCGGCATGATCCCCCTGGGCTCGTGCACGATGAAGCTCAACGCGGCGACGGAGATGGCAGCCATCAGCTGGCCGGAGTTCGCCGGTATCCACCCGTTCGCTCCGGCCGCCGACGTGCAGGGCTACCTCGAGCTCATCGAGCAGCTCGAGGGCTGGCTGGCCGAGGTCACGGGGTATGACGCGGTCTCGCTGCAGCCGAACGCCGGTTCGCAGGGTGAGCTGGCCGGCCTCCTCGCCATCCGCGGCTATCACCACGCGAACGGCGACGCGCACCGCACGGTGTGCCTCATCCCGTCGTCGGCTCACGGCACGAACGCGGCCTCGGCCGTGCTCGCGGGGATGAAGGTCGTCGTCGTGGCGACGGACGAGCTCGGCAACGTCGACCTCGACGACCTGCGCGCGAAGATCACCCTGCACGCCGACGACCTCTCCGCTCTCATGATCACCTACCCCTCCACGCACGGCGTGTACGAGGAGCAGGTCGTCGAGATCACGGCCGCTGTGCACGACGCGGGCGGACAGGTGTACGTCGACGGCGCGAACCTCAACGCGCTGCTGGGCTATGCGCGCTTCGGCGACCTGGGCGGCGATGTCTCGCACCTCAACCTGCACAAGACCTTCGCCATCCCGCACGGCGGCGGCGGGCCCGGCATCGGACCGGTGGCGGCGAAGTCCCACCTCGCGCCGTTCCTCCCCTCGCACCCGCTCGCACAGAGCGCCGAGCACTTCGGCGGTTACACGTTCGGCGGCGGCGTGATCTCCGCGGCTCCGTACGGATCCGCGGGCATCCTGCCGATCTCCTGGGCCTACGTGCGCATGATGGGAGCCGATGGACTGCGTCGGGCCACCGCTGCGGCCGTGCTGTCGGCGAACTACATCGCGGAGCGCCTCAGCGCCCACTTCCCGGTGCTCTACACCGGCGAGAACGGCCGCGTGGCGCACGAGTGCATCCTCGACCTCCGCCCGCTCAAGGAAGCGACCGGCATCACGGTCGACGATGTCGCCAAGCGCCTCATCGACTACGGCTTCCACGCGCCGACCATGTCTTTCCCCGTCGCGGGAACCCTCATGGTCGAGCCGACCGAGTCGGAGGACCTCGACGAGATCGAGCGGTTCGTCGAGGCGATGGTCATGATCAAGGCCGAAGCGGACGCGGTCGCCGCCGGACGCTGGCCCGCGGACGACAACCCCCTCGTGCACGCGCCGCACACCGCGGTGTCGCTCATCGCGGGGGAGTGGAACCATGCGTACTCGCGAGAGGATGCCGCCTATCCCGTGCACGCCCTGGTCGCCGGCAAGTACTGGCCGCCGGTGCGTCGCATCGATCAGGCGTACGGCGACCGCAACCTCGTGTGCGCCTGCCCGCCGGTGGAGGCTTTCGCCTGA
- a CDS encoding peptide ABC transporter substrate-binding protein, with the protein MKRNKIALAGTALFVIGALALAGCASGGNESNGDAGGNVNADAIITTNGSEPENPLIPTNTNEVGGGKILDEIFAGLIYYDAEGKPVNDVAEEITTEDPQNLTIKIKEGLTFTDGEEVTADNFIKAWNEGAKLSNGHLSSYFFEDIEGFSYDEDSELTGLKQVDDYTFTIALNKPASDFALRLGYSAFYPLPDVAFEDMDAFGQNPIGNGPYKIADEDAWQHDVQIELVRNDDYDGGRKAANGGLTIKFYATQEAAYADLLSNEVDVIDAIPTNSLAVFTDELGDRAVNQPSAVFQSFTIGQFLPHFSGEEGKLRRQALSMAINRDEITETIFSGSRTPAKDFTSPVIAGWSDSVPGSEVLDYDPEKAKELWAEADAIAPWEGTFKIAYNADGGHDAWVDAVSNSIKNTLGIDASGDPYPTFQDLRSKVNDRTITTAARSGWQADYPGLYNFLGPLYATGAGSNDGDYSNPEFDDLIKAGISNPDADAQIEDFTKAQEVLFQDLPAIPLWYSNVTGGFSENVDNVTFGWNSVPLYYEITKAGE; encoded by the coding sequence GTGAAGCGCAACAAGATCGCCCTTGCGGGCACCGCGTTGTTCGTGATCGGCGCCCTGGCGCTCGCGGGCTGCGCCAGCGGCGGAAACGAGTCGAACGGCGACGCCGGCGGAAACGTCAACGCGGACGCCATCATCACGACCAACGGATCCGAGCCGGAGAACCCGCTCATCCCGACCAACACCAACGAGGTGGGTGGCGGAAAGATCCTCGACGAGATCTTCGCAGGGCTGATCTACTACGACGCCGAGGGCAAGCCGGTCAACGACGTGGCTGAGGAGATCACCACCGAGGACCCCCAGAACCTCACGATCAAGATCAAGGAAGGCCTGACCTTCACCGACGGTGAAGAGGTCACGGCCGACAACTTCATCAAGGCGTGGAACGAGGGCGCGAAGCTCTCGAACGGCCACCTCTCCAGCTACTTCTTCGAGGACATCGAGGGCTTCAGCTACGACGAGGACTCCGAGCTCACCGGCCTGAAGCAGGTCGATGACTACACCTTCACGATCGCGCTCAACAAGCCGGCCTCCGACTTCGCGCTGCGTCTCGGCTACTCGGCGTTCTACCCGCTGCCCGATGTCGCATTCGAAGACATGGATGCCTTCGGTCAGAACCCGATCGGCAACGGCCCGTACAAGATCGCCGACGAAGACGCGTGGCAGCACGACGTCCAGATCGAGCTCGTCCGCAACGACGACTACGACGGCGGACGCAAGGCGGCCAACGGCGGCCTCACCATCAAGTTCTACGCGACGCAGGAAGCGGCGTACGCCGACCTGCTGTCGAACGAGGTCGACGTCATCGACGCGATCCCGACGAACTCGCTGGCCGTCTTCACCGACGAGCTCGGCGACCGCGCCGTGAACCAGCCCTCCGCTGTGTTCCAGTCGTTCACCATCGGCCAGTTCCTGCCGCACTTCAGCGGCGAAGAGGGCAAGCTGCGTCGTCAGGCGCTGTCGATGGCGATCAACCGTGACGAGATCACCGAGACCATCTTCTCGGGCTCGCGCACCCCGGCGAAGGACTTCACGTCGCCGGTCATCGCCGGCTGGTCCGACTCGGTCCCCGGCAGCGAGGTCCTCGACTACGACCCCGAGAAGGCGAAGGAGCTGTGGGCCGAGGCCGACGCCATCGCCCCGTGGGAGGGCACGTTCAAGATCGCGTACAACGCCGACGGCGGACACGACGCATGGGTTGACGCTGTGAGCAACAGCATCAAGAACACCCTGGGCATCGACGCATCGGGCGACCCGTACCCGACCTTCCAGGACCTCCGGTCCAAGGTCAACGACCGCACCATCACCACCGCCGCACGTTCGGGATGGCAGGCCGACTACCCGGGTCTGTACAACTTCCTCGGACCGCTCTACGCGACCGGCGCCGGTTCCAACGACGGTGACTACTCGAACCCCGAGTTCGACGACCTGATCAAGGCCGGTATCAGCAACCCCGACGCCGACGCGCAGATCGAGGACTTCACGAAGGCGCAGGAGGTTCTGTTCCAGGACCTGCCCGCGATCCCGCTGTGGTACTCGAACGTGACCGGTGGCTTCAGCGAGAACGTCGACAACGTGACGTTCGGCTGGAACTCGGTTCCGCTGTACTACGAGATCACGAAGGCCGGCGAGTAA
- a CDS encoding ABC transporter permease: MLGYILRRLLQVIPVFFGATLLIYFLVFAMPGDPILALFGDKTPNPAVLEQLREQYHLNDPFIVQYWYYITGVLQGDLGTTYSGRPVSAVLAATLPVTGRLAVMAIAIEFTLAIIIGTISALRKGKLFDNVSLVVALVAIAIPIFVVAFLAQYFLAIQLGWFKPTVGADNDWGGLWLPAIVLGFSLYAVSMRLMRSSVIETLNQDWVRTAYSKGLSRNRVLPVHVLRNSLIPVITNSATNFGVLLVGATVTEGIFNVPGVGNTLFQAIQRGEGPTVVSFVTVFVILYVLVNLLIDLLYGLLDPRIRYA; encoded by the coding sequence ATGCTCGGTTACATTCTGAGACGTCTTCTGCAGGTGATCCCGGTCTTCTTCGGAGCCACCCTGCTCATCTATTTCCTCGTGTTCGCCATGCCCGGCGATCCGATCCTCGCCCTGTTCGGGGACAAGACCCCGAACCCCGCTGTCCTCGAGCAGCTGCGCGAGCAGTACCACCTGAACGATCCGTTCATCGTCCAGTACTGGTACTACATCACCGGTGTCCTCCAGGGTGACCTGGGCACGACCTACTCCGGTCGCCCGGTTTCGGCGGTCCTCGCCGCCACCCTCCCCGTCACGGGGCGCCTCGCCGTCATGGCGATCGCGATCGAGTTCACGCTGGCGATCATCATCGGAACCATCTCGGCGCTGCGCAAGGGCAAGCTGTTCGACAACGTGTCGCTCGTCGTCGCCCTCGTCGCGATCGCGATCCCCATCTTCGTGGTCGCGTTCCTCGCGCAGTACTTCCTCGCGATCCAGCTCGGATGGTTCAAGCCCACCGTGGGCGCGGACAACGACTGGGGCGGGCTGTGGCTCCCGGCGATCGTCCTCGGGTTCAGCCTCTATGCCGTGAGTATGCGTCTGATGCGCAGCTCCGTCATCGAGACTCTGAACCAGGACTGGGTGCGCACCGCGTACAGCAAGGGTCTCTCCCGTAACCGGGTGCTTCCCGTACACGTGCTGCGCAACTCGCTGATCCCCGTCATCACCAACTCCGCCACGAACTTCGGCGTGCTGCTCGTCGGCGCCACCGTCACCGAGGGAATCTTCAACGTCCCGGGTGTCGGTAACACGCTGTTCCAGGCGATCCAGCGCGGCGAAGGCCCCACTGTGGTCTCTTTCGTGACGGTATTCGTCATCCTGTACGTGCTGGTGAACCTTCTCATCGACCTGCTCTACGGTCTGCTCGACCCGAGGATCCGCTATGCCTGA
- a CDS encoding ABC transporter permease encodes MPDSTPQHYVAPVETESISVDAVRISDKPSNLWRDAWFDLRRRPLFWFSIALALFFLVMALWPTLFTSTPPNEGCQLSNSNGGPTEGHPLGFTFQGCDIYARIVWGSQTSLAVGLIATVISSVLGLIMGALAGFYGGWLDGLLSRIGDIFFAIPYILAAVVVMTVFRDARSVWTLAFAIGAFAWASTARVVRAEVLRVRQADFVMASQALGQSKFKILLNHVVPNAIAPLLVVSTLGLAAAIVAEATLSFLGVGLGSDVMSWGNDIAKAQASLRVAPMALIYPSIALTLAVLAFVTLGELIRDALDPKARARR; translated from the coding sequence ATGCCTGATTCCACACCTCAGCACTACGTCGCCCCGGTGGAGACCGAGTCGATCTCCGTCGACGCCGTCCGTATCTCGGACAAGCCCAGCAACCTGTGGAGGGACGCCTGGTTCGACCTGCGCCGTCGCCCCCTGTTCTGGTTCTCGATCGCGCTCGCGCTGTTCTTCCTCGTGATGGCATTGTGGCCGACGCTGTTCACCTCCACACCCCCCAACGAAGGCTGCCAGCTCTCCAACAGCAACGGCGGGCCGACCGAGGGGCACCCCCTCGGATTCACGTTCCAGGGGTGCGACATCTACGCCCGCATCGTGTGGGGATCGCAGACGTCGCTGGCTGTGGGCCTGATCGCCACCGTGATCTCGTCTGTGCTCGGCCTGATCATGGGAGCCCTCGCCGGTTTCTACGGCGGCTGGCTCGACGGACTGCTGTCGCGCATCGGTGACATCTTCTTCGCGATCCCGTACATCCTCGCGGCCGTCGTCGTGATGACCGTGTTCCGGGACGCCCGGTCGGTGTGGACTCTCGCGTTCGCCATCGGGGCGTTCGCCTGGGCCTCGACCGCGCGTGTCGTTCGGGCGGAGGTGCTCCGCGTCCGCCAAGCCGACTTCGTGATGGCATCGCAGGCGCTCGGGCAGTCGAAGTTCAAGATCCTGTTGAACCACGTCGTACCGAATGCGATCGCTCCACTGCTCGTCGTCTCGACGCTCGGCCTCGCTGCGGCCATCGTCGCTGAAGCCACGCTGTCGTTCCTCGGAGTGGGGCTCGGCAGCGACGTGATGTCGTGGGGCAACGACATCGCGAAGGCTCAGGCCTCGCTGCGCGTGGCGCCGATGGCACTCATCTATCCGTCGATCGCCCTCACCCTCGCGGTGCTGGCATTCGTCACCCTGGGCGAGCTCATCAGAGACGCCCTCGACCCGAAGGCGAGGGCACGCCGATGA
- a CDS encoding dipeptide ABC transporter ATP-binding protein, whose protein sequence is MSERVTEQVPLLSVRDLTVAFRTQEGLREVLHGVSFDIMPGETVAIVGESGSGKSTTATAIVNLLPGTGEVTAGSITLDGRELTTLNRREIEAVRGRDIGFVPQDPMSNLNPVWSIGFQVKEAIRANGIARDRGSAKARTIEVLQQAGLADAEKRLHQFPHQFSGGMRQRALIGIGLAADPKLLIADEPTSALDVTVQRVILDHMASLTRDKGTSMLLITHDLGLAAERANKIIVMNGGNIVEAGPSRQILENPQHPYTKRLVAAAPSVASQRIQAVVEDRGIETIEDLAAIPPTVRVAGLTKDYRIRQGGFRSEAFRAVDDVSFEIPRGKTLALVGESGSGKSTVAKMVLKLEEPTSGTIEIDGRDVSKLSSAQAFGLRRRMQPVFQDPYGSLDPLRNIGNTIAEPLQIHGVGDRASQRERVEELLDQVSLPRVLATRYPNELSGGQRQRVAIARALALKPDIIVLDEAVSALDVLVQDQVLQLLAELQSELGLTYLFITHDLAVVRVSSDLVCVMEKGRIVEQGTVDEIFANPQQEYTDRLLKAIPGASIPLGGR, encoded by the coding sequence ATGAGCGAGCGCGTCACCGAACAGGTCCCTCTGCTGAGCGTCCGCGACCTCACGGTCGCCTTCCGCACCCAGGAGGGGCTGCGCGAAGTGCTCCACGGAGTCAGCTTCGACATCATGCCGGGCGAGACCGTCGCCATCGTCGGCGAGTCGGGATCAGGCAAGTCCACGACGGCCACGGCCATCGTGAACCTGCTTCCCGGAACCGGAGAGGTCACCGCGGGGTCCATCACCCTCGACGGGCGAGAGCTCACGACACTGAACCGCCGTGAGATCGAGGCCGTGCGCGGTCGGGACATCGGCTTCGTGCCGCAGGACCCGATGTCGAACCTCAACCCCGTCTGGAGCATCGGATTCCAGGTCAAGGAGGCGATCCGTGCGAACGGCATCGCCCGGGATCGCGGGAGTGCCAAGGCGCGCACGATCGAGGTTCTGCAGCAGGCGGGCCTGGCCGATGCCGAGAAGCGACTGCATCAGTTCCCGCACCAGTTCTCAGGCGGCATGCGTCAGCGTGCGCTGATCGGTATCGGGCTCGCGGCAGACCCCAAGCTGCTCATCGCCGACGAGCCGACCTCGGCTCTGGACGTGACGGTGCAGCGCGTGATCCTCGACCACATGGCCTCGCTCACCCGCGACAAGGGCACCTCGATGCTCCTGATCACGCACGATCTTGGCCTCGCGGCCGAGCGTGCGAACAAGATCATCGTGATGAACGGCGGCAACATCGTCGAGGCAGGGCCGAGCCGCCAGATCCTCGAAAACCCTCAGCACCCCTACACGAAGCGCCTGGTCGCTGCGGCGCCCAGCGTCGCGTCGCAGCGCATCCAGGCAGTGGTGGAGGACCGAGGCATCGAGACGATCGAAGACCTCGCCGCCATCCCTCCGACGGTGCGTGTCGCGGGGCTCACGAAGGACTATCGGATCCGTCAGGGAGGGTTCCGCAGCGAGGCCTTCCGAGCGGTCGATGATGTGTCGTTCGAGATCCCCCGAGGAAAGACGCTCGCTCTCGTGGGCGAATCGGGCTCCGGCAAGTCCACGGTGGCGAAGATGGTGCTGAAGCTCGAGGAGCCCACCAGCGGCACCATCGAGATCGACGGCCGGGACGTGTCGAAGCTGTCGAGCGCTCAGGCGTTCGGCCTGCGTCGTCGCATGCAGCCGGTCTTCCAGGACCCGTACGGCTCGCTCGATCCGCTGCGCAACATCGGCAACACGATCGCCGAGCCGCTGCAGATCCACGGCGTGGGCGATCGCGCGTCGCAGCGCGAACGCGTCGAGGAGCTGCTCGATCAGGTCTCGCTGCCGCGCGTGCTCGCCACTCGGTACCCGAACGAGCTGTCGGGCGGACAGCGTCAGCGCGTCGCGATCGCGCGTGCACTGGCACTGAAGCCCGACATCATCGTGCTCGACGAGGCCGTCTCGGCGCTCGATGTGCTCGTGCAGGACCAGGTGCTGCAGCTGCTCGCCGAACTCCAGTCCGAGCTCGGGCTCACGTATCTGTTCATCACGCACGACCTCGCCGTCGTCCGCGTGTCGAGCGACCTCGTGTGCGTCATGGAGAAGGGCAGGATCGTCGAGCAGGGCACTGTCGACGAGATCTTCGCCAACCCGCAGCAGGAGTACACCGACCGTCTGCTCAAGGCGATCCCCGGGGCGTCGATCCCTCTCGGCGGTCGCTGA
- a CDS encoding glycine cleavage system aminomethyltransferase GcvT, translating to MSDPRYTPLRERHEALGASFTDFGGWQMPVRYTSDLAEHHAVRESAGIFDISHMAEFLVTGEAAAEFLDYALAGRISAMPVGKAKYSLLLAEGGGIIDDVIAYRLAEDRYLVIANAGNRGFVDSAFAKRVRDFPSLVERDLPARAPGEERSFAGFLGDRGVDVEDVSDDYALIAVQGPNAEAILAATADITDVSIPWSEQKYYAWASANYRGKPLLLARTGYTGEDGFELLVAADDAAALWDALLAAGTPHGLVPAGLAARDTLRLEAGMPLYGHELSLDTQPSQAGLGRVVVTAKEHFVGKEALSAAAESTEAAQAPVLVGLVAEGKRAGRAGYAVVDEDGSVLGEITSGALSPTLGHPIAMAYVKPSSAEEGTAVFLDVRGTRIPATVTALPFYRRTK from the coding sequence ATGTCCGACCCCCGCTACACCCCGCTCCGCGAACGCCATGAGGCGCTCGGCGCGTCGTTCACCGACTTCGGCGGCTGGCAGATGCCGGTGCGCTACACGTCCGACCTCGCCGAGCACCACGCCGTGCGCGAGAGCGCGGGCATCTTCGACATCTCGCACATGGCCGAGTTCCTGGTGACGGGCGAGGCCGCAGCGGAATTCCTCGACTACGCTCTGGCCGGCCGCATCTCGGCGATGCCGGTCGGGAAGGCGAAGTACTCGCTCCTGCTCGCGGAGGGCGGCGGCATCATCGATGATGTCATCGCCTACCGGCTGGCCGAGGACCGCTACCTCGTGATCGCGAACGCCGGCAATCGGGGCTTCGTCGACTCGGCATTCGCGAAACGCGTCCGTGATTTCCCGTCGCTCGTCGAGCGCGACCTCCCCGCTCGGGCACCGGGCGAGGAGCGCAGCTTCGCGGGGTTCCTCGGCGATCGCGGAGTCGACGTCGAAGACGTCTCCGACGACTACGCCCTCATCGCCGTACAGGGTCCGAACGCCGAGGCCATCCTCGCCGCGACCGCTGACATCACCGACGTGAGCATTCCCTGGTCCGAGCAGAAGTACTATGCCTGGGCGTCGGCGAACTACCGCGGCAAGCCGCTCCTCCTCGCGCGCACCGGCTACACGGGCGAGGACGGCTTCGAGCTTCTCGTCGCCGCTGACGACGCGGCGGCGCTGTGGGATGCTCTGCTCGCTGCCGGCACGCCGCACGGCCTGGTTCCCGCCGGGCTCGCCGCGCGCGACACCCTTCGCCTCGAGGCGGGGATGCCGCTCTACGGGCACGAACTGAGCCTTGACACCCAGCCGTCTCAGGCAGGCCTCGGACGCGTCGTCGTGACCGCGAAGGAGCACTTCGTCGGCAAGGAGGCGCTCTCCGCCGCCGCGGAGTCGACCGAGGCAGCGCAAGCGCCGGTCCTGGTCGGACTCGTGGCCGAGGGCAAGCGCGCCGGCCGCGCCGGATACGCCGTCGTCGACGAAGACGGATCGGTGCTCGGCGAGATCACGAGCGGGGCGCTCAGCCCCACGCTCGGTCATCCGATCGCGATGGCCTACGTGAAACCTTCTTCCGCGGAAGAGGGAACCGCAGTATTCCTTGATGTGCGGGGCACCAGGATCCCCGCGACCGTGACCGCCCTGCCTTTCTACCGGAGGACCAAATGA
- a CDS encoding PH domain-containing protein, with amino-acid sequence MTEPQHPEGARTYRASSGLVILIPSTLLALFLLGDTVVRGSWVQMLLIAPWVLLALWVVYELSYVSSVRVDPEGVVVQNMLRRTSFGWNNVRDIDLRWQLQFSLDDGRDLTCYGGPARARPPRPARGDAAEPKAPAGLRALTEIRDLWEAAPPVPTSIRRTWDAPALIALAVIVLWAIGAIIVAGTASP; translated from the coding sequence GTGACCGAACCACAGCATCCCGAGGGCGCGCGAACGTATCGCGCGTCCTCGGGACTGGTCATCCTGATCCCGAGCACGCTGCTCGCGTTGTTCCTTCTCGGCGACACCGTCGTGCGAGGGAGCTGGGTGCAGATGCTGCTCATCGCCCCGTGGGTGCTGCTGGCTCTGTGGGTCGTCTACGAGCTCAGTTACGTCTCCTCGGTTCGGGTGGACCCCGAGGGCGTCGTCGTGCAGAACATGCTGCGCCGTACCAGCTTCGGCTGGAACAACGTGCGCGACATCGACCTTCGCTGGCAGCTCCAGTTCTCGCTCGACGATGGACGAGACCTCACCTGCTACGGCGGCCCCGCCCGTGCCAGGCCACCGCGCCCCGCACGGGGTGACGCCGCCGAACCCAAGGCTCCCGCCGGCCTCCGCGCCCTCACGGAAATCCGCGATCTCTGGGAGGCGGCGCCTCCCGTGCCCACGTCGATCCGTCGCACCTGGGACGCCCCCGCGCTCATCGCACTCGCCGTGATCGTGCTCTGGGCGATCGGGGCGATCATCGTCGCCGGCACCGCCTCGCCCTGA
- the gcvH gene encoding glycine cleavage system protein GcvH produces the protein MTDLAALHYTEEHEWIAADGDTVTIGITDYAAEKLGDVVFVELPAVGTEVTAGAVVGEIESTKSVGELYAPVSGTVVEINDAAVDDPSLVNAAPFEGGWLLKVAVAAGALDGLLDRDAYVALTEG, from the coding sequence ATGACCGATCTCGCCGCACTCCACTACACCGAAGAGCACGAGTGGATCGCCGCTGACGGCGACACCGTGACCATCGGCATCACCGACTACGCCGCCGAGAAGCTGGGCGACGTCGTGTTCGTCGAGCTCCCCGCCGTCGGCACCGAGGTCACCGCGGGAGCGGTCGTCGGAGAGATCGAGTCCACCAAGTCGGTCGGTGAGCTGTACGCACCGGTCTCCGGCACGGTCGTCGAGATCAATGACGCGGCCGTCGATGACCCGTCGCTGGTCAACGCGGCGCCGTTCGAGGGCGGATGGCTGCTCAAGGTCGCCGTCGCCGCCGGTGCGCTGGATGGACTGCTCGACCGCGACGCCTATGTCGCACTCACGGAGGGCTGA